From Zingiber officinale cultivar Zhangliang chromosome 5B, Zo_v1.1, whole genome shotgun sequence, the proteins below share one genomic window:
- the LOC121984228 gene encoding pseudo histidine-containing phosphotransfer protein 2-like codes for MEYSTLYNQIAMMKKSFFDQGFLDEQFYQIEDLQDDASPNFVEEVVTLFFRDSSRLITNIDQALGKLPQDFGRLDSLMHQLKGSASSIGAAKLKNECTVFRDFCHKENIEGCLRQFQKVKKEHASLRQKLENYFQLLRQVGPVEKANRSGK; via the exons ATGGAATACTCTACCTTGTACAACCAGATTGCCATGATGAAGAAGAGTTTCTTTGATCAG GGTTTCCTGGATGAACAATTTTATCAGATAGAAGATCTGCAAGATGATGCTAGCCCTAATTTTGTGGAGGAGGTTGTCACGTTGTTCTTCAGGGACTCATCGAGATTGATCACCAACATTGATCAAGCCCT TGGTAAGCTTCCCCAAGATTTTGGACGGCTGGACTCACTCATGCACCAACTAAAGGGTAGTGCTTCCAG CATCGGTGCTGCCAAACTGAAGAACGAGTGTACTGTTTTCAGAGATTTCTGTCATAAAGAAAACATTGAAGG ATGCTTAAGACAATTCCAAAAGGTAAAGAAGGAGCACGCAAGCCTGAGACAGAAGCTAGAGAACTATTTCCAG TTGCTCAGGCAAGTTGGTCCTGTCGAGAAAGCTAACCGATCCGGCAAATAA